In Nitrospira sp., a single genomic region encodes these proteins:
- a CDS encoding glutamate synthase subunit beta: MGDPKGFMKYAREGPRRKPVELRVLDWKEMYEPISEDKLKIQGARCMDCGVPFCQGGTGCPVVNLIPEWNDLVYRGRWQDALKALHSTNNFPEFTGRLCPAPCEGACVLGINEDPVSIRIIEWNIVDRGFNEGLVFPVMPVMKTGKTVAIIGSGPAGLAAAQQLARTGHSVTLFEKADRIGGLLRYGIPDFKMEKWVIDRRLEQMKAEGVEFRTGVTVGKDVTGEQLRKQFDAVGLTMGAEQARELPIPGRELKGVHLAMEYLTQQNKRTAGIPVTEEPLTAKGKRVVIIGGGDTGSDCLGTAHRQGCVEAHQFELLPEPPPQRADSTPWPLWPMQLRTSHAHEEGCDRQWSVSTTKFTGHNGHVTKLHGHRVKFEGGKFVPMPNTEFEMDADLVLLAMGFTGPVKNGLLDSLGVAYDQRGAVSVDDNFMTNLDGVFAGGDTKRGASLIVWAIAEGRKMAAGIDRYLQAGKSAKQPVK; this comes from the coding sequence ATGGGCGACCCCAAAGGTTTCATGAAATATGCTCGCGAGGGCCCGAGGCGGAAGCCCGTCGAGCTGCGCGTGCTCGATTGGAAGGAGATGTACGAGCCCATCTCCGAGGACAAGCTGAAGATTCAGGGCGCGCGCTGCATGGATTGCGGTGTGCCATTCTGCCAGGGCGGCACCGGTTGTCCCGTCGTGAACTTGATTCCCGAATGGAACGATTTGGTCTATCGCGGGCGCTGGCAGGATGCGTTGAAAGCCCTTCACAGCACCAACAACTTTCCCGAATTCACCGGTCGCCTCTGTCCGGCTCCTTGCGAAGGAGCCTGCGTGCTCGGCATCAACGAAGATCCGGTCTCCATTCGCATCATCGAGTGGAATATCGTCGACCGCGGGTTCAACGAAGGGCTGGTGTTTCCCGTCATGCCGGTCATGAAGACGGGCAAGACCGTGGCGATCATCGGATCGGGCCCGGCGGGATTGGCGGCGGCGCAACAGCTGGCGCGCACCGGCCACAGCGTGACGCTGTTCGAGAAGGCCGACCGCATCGGCGGGTTGCTCCGTTACGGCATTCCGGATTTCAAGATGGAGAAGTGGGTCATCGACCGCCGTCTGGAGCAGATGAAAGCCGAAGGGGTGGAGTTCAGAACCGGCGTGACGGTCGGCAAGGACGTGACGGGCGAGCAGCTGCGCAAGCAGTTCGACGCGGTGGGGCTCACGATGGGAGCCGAACAGGCGCGCGAGTTGCCGATCCCCGGTCGGGAACTCAAAGGCGTGCATTTGGCGATGGAGTATCTGACCCAGCAAAACAAGCGGACGGCCGGCATTCCCGTCACGGAGGAGCCGCTCACGGCGAAGGGCAAGCGGGTCGTCATCATCGGAGGCGGTGATACGGGATCGGACTGTTTGGGGACGGCGCATCGCCAGGGCTGCGTGGAAGCGCACCAGTTTGAGTTGCTCCCTGAGCCGCCGCCGCAGCGGGCCGACTCAACGCCCTGGCCTCTCTGGCCGATGCAACTCCGGACATCGCATGCGCACGAAGAAGGCTGCGACCGGCAGTGGAGTGTCTCAACCACGAAATTCACCGGGCACAACGGGCACGTCACCAAACTGCACGGGCATCGCGTCAAGTTCGAAGGCGGGAAATTTGTTCCCATGCCGAACACCGAGTTCGAGATGGACGCGGACCTTGTCCTGCTGGCCATGGGGTTCACCGGTCCGGTGAAGAACGGCTTGCTCGACAGCCTGGGCGTGGCGTATGACCAGCGTGGCGCGGTATCGGTGGACGACAACTTCATGACCAACCTCGACGGCGTCTTTGCCGGCGGCGACACCAAGCGCGGCGCCTCGCTCATTGTGTGGGCCATCGCCGAAGGCCGCAAGATGGCCGCGGGGATCGACCGCTATCTCCAAGCCGGAAAATCCGCCAAGCAGCCAGTCAAGTAG
- a CDS encoding VOC family protein, translating into MEQRLSLITLGVADLARAKAFYEKVVGWQPAPSPPEIAFFDLGGVVFSLFTDSELAKDFGEKAGKSSYQGFALAHNVRSAAEVDALFAKLKANGANIVKEPEKVFWGGYSGYFADPDGHKWEIAFNPYWTILEDGRVSMQPPVQ; encoded by the coding sequence GTGGAACAACGACTGAGTCTCATCACCCTCGGCGTGGCAGACTTGGCTCGAGCCAAAGCATTCTATGAGAAGGTAGTTGGCTGGCAGCCTGCCCCAAGCCCGCCTGAAATCGCCTTCTTCGACCTTGGAGGTGTCGTCTTCTCGCTATTCACTGATTCTGAACTTGCGAAAGATTTCGGCGAGAAGGCCGGCAAGTCCTCATATCAAGGATTTGCCTTGGCCCACAACGTTCGGAGCGCTGCGGAGGTAGATGCGCTGTTCGCCAAACTGAAGGCAAATGGTGCGAACATTGTGAAGGAACCCGAGAAGGTGTTTTGGGGCGGTTACTCAGGCTATTTTGCAGATCCGGATGGTCACAAATGGGAGATAGCATTCAATCCGTATTGGACGATTCTCGAAGATGGGAGAGTCTCTATGCAACCTCCTGTTCAATAG
- a CDS encoding SgcJ/EcaC family oxidoreductase: MSSDIRQQIESVNAQFVSAFKRGDAMALAHLYTPAAQLLPANSDFVRGTAAIRTFWQSVIDMGLKGASLETTELEAHGDTAIEVGRYRLLAGGDAVADQGKYLVVWKHDNGKWKLHRDIWTTSQPVAAS, encoded by the coding sequence ATGAGCAGCGATATCCGGCAGCAGATCGAATCTGTGAACGCGCAATTCGTGAGTGCATTCAAGCGCGGTGACGCGATGGCCTTGGCTCACCTCTATACTCCCGCGGCCCAGTTGCTCCCGGCAAATAGCGACTTCGTTCGCGGCACGGCGGCCATCCGCACGTTTTGGCAGAGCGTGATCGACATGGGTCTCAAGGGCGCGAGCTTGGAAACAACTGAGCTGGAGGCCCACGGCGATACGGCAATCGAGGTTGGTCGATACCGGCTTCTCGCTGGCGGCGACGCCGTTGCCGACCAGGGCAAGTACCTTGTCGTGTGGAAGCACGACAACGGGAAGTGGAAGCTCCATCGCGATATCTGGACGACGAGCCAACCGGTTGCGGCATCGTGA
- a CDS encoding YidB family protein codes for MSFLDGLLKQAMGGSNKTGGLGDIVSLVSKNPQILSALTGLLSTRDASIGGSGGLAGMVGAFQSKGLGDMISAWISTGPNPEISAAQVTDVLGKETVEQFAGKAGVPASEAGSLLAGLLPAAIDHLTPGGKVPDANTLEHSLSSLLSKLAR; via the coding sequence ATGAGCTTCCTCGACGGACTACTCAAGCAGGCAATGGGCGGGTCGAATAAGACCGGCGGCCTCGGCGACATCGTATCGCTGGTGTCCAAGAATCCGCAGATTCTCTCGGCACTGACCGGGCTTCTTAGCACCCGTGACGCGTCGATCGGCGGGAGCGGAGGTCTGGCCGGGATGGTTGGCGCGTTCCAGAGCAAGGGTTTGGGCGACATGATCTCGGCGTGGATCTCGACGGGGCCCAACCCGGAGATTTCGGCTGCGCAGGTGACCGATGTGCTCGGCAAAGAAACAGTGGAGCAGTTCGCCGGCAAGGCGGGTGTGCCGGCGTCCGAAGCGGGCTCCCTCCTCGCAGGGTTGTTGCCGGCCGCAATCGATCACCTGACGCCAGGGGGAAAGGTTCCGGACGCGAACACCCTGGAGCACTCGCTGAGCTCACTCCTCTCCAAGTTGGCGCGATAG